Proteins from a genomic interval of Microbacterium phyllosphaerae:
- a CDS encoding primosomal protein N' — MPSDAQSRRIARVLLDSPLPQLDRLFDYALPDELGDVVPGVRVRVPLRTAGRVIDGYVIELDSEDDADRPLSEVDSVVSQVPVLPDRLYRLARRAADRAAGSASDVLRLVIPKRQVRVEKAWKADSPQVVSTEEQLASAAELVASYDGLEEVLESGGRAAVEAIPVHHDGAPGWAALLASSAARMLAAGQSSILVVPDHRDLDQLLAVLATSVPAEAVARYDSRQTNPDRYRSFLRSLEDAPCIVVGNRSAVYAPVRAGLVAVWDDGDPLLGEPLAPYINARDAALLRQEQEDSALLFVGHTRTTDVERLVAHGWLQDVRAARRVLPRVVLSTPQEMDAPTAQRMPSSAFLSARNAAAEGPVLVQVSRPGFSPSLVCAECRAPARCAHCGGPLGAKHRGAVPVCAWCGRGARVWACPACSSTKLRLASSGSERTADELGKAFPGIRVIVADSAHPVEHVTDKPSLIVATRGAEPLAEGGYRAIVLLDGPRMLQAPDLRIGEACLRWWSNAAALAAPGAPIHLVGVDGSIARALATWNQSGYARSELAERAPLHMPPAARVALVEGSASAVGRALAALQELALPSDAVLGPVPVESEDYPPRVRALVRFDYGAGAKVATTLRAAVVAEAVSARRGKGKSTRIALSVRLDILDPEL, encoded by the coding sequence TTGCCTTCTGACGCGCAGAGCAGACGCATCGCGCGCGTTCTCCTGGACTCGCCGCTTCCTCAGCTCGATCGCCTGTTCGATTACGCCTTGCCGGATGAACTCGGCGATGTCGTGCCCGGAGTGCGGGTGCGCGTGCCGTTGCGCACGGCGGGGCGAGTGATCGACGGTTACGTGATCGAGCTCGACAGCGAAGACGATGCCGACAGACCCCTGTCCGAGGTCGACAGCGTCGTCTCGCAGGTCCCCGTACTGCCCGACAGGCTCTACCGGCTCGCGCGGCGCGCCGCCGACCGTGCAGCGGGATCGGCATCCGATGTGCTCCGACTCGTCATCCCGAAGAGACAGGTGCGCGTCGAGAAGGCGTGGAAAGCGGACTCGCCGCAGGTCGTCTCGACCGAGGAGCAACTCGCGAGTGCGGCCGAGCTGGTCGCGTCGTACGACGGTCTCGAAGAGGTGCTCGAGAGCGGCGGACGAGCGGCAGTCGAGGCGATCCCCGTGCATCACGACGGTGCACCGGGGTGGGCCGCCCTGCTGGCATCGTCGGCGGCGCGGATGCTGGCCGCCGGACAGTCCAGCATCCTGGTGGTGCCCGATCACCGCGACCTCGATCAGCTCCTCGCCGTACTCGCCACGTCGGTTCCCGCCGAAGCGGTCGCCCGGTACGACTCGAGGCAGACGAATCCCGACCGATATCGTTCGTTCCTCCGCTCCCTGGAGGACGCACCGTGCATCGTCGTCGGCAACCGCTCGGCGGTGTACGCCCCTGTGCGCGCCGGGCTCGTCGCGGTGTGGGACGACGGAGATCCGCTGCTCGGCGAGCCCCTCGCCCCGTACATCAATGCCAGGGACGCAGCGCTTCTGCGTCAGGAGCAGGAGGATTCGGCGCTCCTCTTCGTCGGCCACACGCGCACCACCGACGTCGAGCGTCTGGTCGCGCACGGCTGGTTGCAGGATGTCAGGGCCGCGCGCCGGGTCCTGCCGCGGGTCGTGTTGAGCACACCTCAGGAGATGGACGCACCCACAGCGCAGCGGATGCCGTCATCCGCGTTCCTCTCGGCGCGCAACGCCGCCGCAGAGGGACCCGTGCTGGTGCAGGTCTCCCGCCCCGGGTTCTCGCCCTCGCTGGTCTGCGCCGAGTGCCGGGCTCCTGCCCGTTGCGCCCATTGCGGTGGCCCTCTGGGGGCGAAGCATCGCGGTGCCGTCCCCGTCTGCGCCTGGTGCGGGCGCGGTGCACGGGTCTGGGCCTGCCCTGCGTGCTCATCGACGAAGCTGCGGCTCGCCTCGTCGGGCAGCGAGCGCACAGCCGATGAGCTGGGCAAGGCGTTCCCCGGCATCCGCGTGATCGTGGCCGACAGCGCACACCCCGTGGAGCACGTCACGGACAAGCCGTCCCTCATCGTCGCGACACGTGGAGCGGAGCCGCTGGCCGAGGGCGGCTACCGAGCGATCGTCCTGCTCGACGGGCCGCGGATGCTGCAGGCGCCCGACCTCCGCATCGGAGAGGCGTGCCTGCGCTGGTGGTCCAACGCCGCAGCTCTCGCGGCTCCCGGTGCCCCGATCCACCTCGTCGGAGTCGACGGCTCCATCGCGAGGGCACTCGCCACGTGGAACCAGTCCGGGTACGCGAGGTCCGAGTTGGCGGAACGCGCACCGTTGCACATGCCCCCGGCGGCGCGCGTGGCGCTGGTCGAAGGTTCCGCCTCAGCGGTCGGCCGGGCACTCGCGGCTCTGCAGGAACTCGCGCTTCCCTCGGATGCCGTGCTCGGACCGGTGCCGGTCGAATCCGAGGACTACCCGCCCCGTGTCCGCGCCCTCGTCCGCTTCGACTACGGAGCCGGGGCCAAGGTCGCGACGACGCTCCGTGCCGCGGTCGTCGCCGAAGCCGTGAGCGCTCGTCGAGGCAAGGGCAAGTCGACTCGCATCGCGCTCTCGGTTCGGCTCGATATCCTCGATCCAGAGCTCTGA
- the metK gene encoding methionine adenosyltransferase, whose protein sequence is MSALRLFTSESVTEGHPDKICDQISDSILDGLIAKDRDSRVAVETLVTTGLVHVAGEIRTEAYVDIPTIVRQVVNRIGYTSSETGFDGDSCGVSISVGEQSTDIAHGVDNAQEHRDGGSIDPFDSLGAGDQGIMFGFATNETPQLMPMAAWTAHRIAERLTEVRRSGVLPFLRPDGKTQVTLGYDGFTPKTVDAIVLSTQHHPDISQDDIKAQVREHVIDPILETTGLDLDDITYYINPAGPFVTGGPKGDAGLTGRKIIIDTYGGAARHGGGAFSGKDPSKVDRSGAYATRWVAKNAVAAGLADRLEVQVAYAIGVARPVGLYVETFGTGKVSDEVITRAISDVFDLRPQAIIEQLDLLRPIYAQTAAYGHFGRELPEFTWERTDRAEELRRAAGL, encoded by the coding sequence ATGAGCGCCCTGCGTCTGTTCACGTCCGAGTCCGTCACCGAAGGGCACCCGGACAAGATCTGCGACCAGATCTCGGACAGCATCCTCGACGGGCTCATCGCGAAGGACCGGGATTCCCGGGTCGCCGTCGAGACTCTGGTCACCACAGGACTCGTGCATGTCGCCGGCGAGATCCGCACCGAGGCGTACGTCGACATCCCCACCATCGTCCGGCAGGTCGTCAACCGGATCGGCTACACGTCGAGCGAGACCGGCTTCGACGGCGACTCGTGCGGTGTCAGCATCTCGGTGGGTGAGCAGTCGACCGACATCGCGCACGGTGTCGACAACGCGCAGGAGCACCGCGACGGCGGATCGATCGATCCCTTCGACAGCCTCGGCGCGGGCGACCAGGGCATCATGTTCGGCTTCGCCACCAACGAGACGCCGCAGCTCATGCCGATGGCCGCGTGGACGGCGCACCGGATCGCCGAGCGGTTGACGGAAGTGCGACGCTCCGGCGTCTTGCCGTTCCTCCGACCCGACGGCAAGACGCAGGTCACGCTCGGCTACGACGGATTCACGCCGAAGACCGTCGACGCGATCGTCCTCTCGACCCAGCACCACCCCGACATCTCGCAGGACGACATCAAGGCGCAGGTGCGCGAGCATGTCATCGACCCGATCCTCGAGACGACCGGGCTCGACCTCGACGACATCACCTACTACATCAACCCGGCCGGGCCCTTCGTCACAGGCGGCCCGAAGGGCGATGCAGGCCTGACCGGACGCAAGATCATCATCGACACGTACGGTGGCGCCGCTCGGCACGGCGGAGGCGCGTTCAGCGGAAAAGACCCGTCGAAGGTCGACCGCTCGGGTGCGTACGCCACACGCTGGGTGGCGAAGAACGCGGTCGCCGCAGGTCTCGCCGACCGGCTCGAGGTGCAGGTCGCCTATGCGATCGGCGTCGCACGCCCCGTCGGCCTGTACGTCGAGACGTTCGGCACCGGCAAGGTGTCCGACGAGGTCATCACCCGCGCCATCAGCGATGTGTTCGATCTTCGCCCGCAGGCGATCATCGAGCAGCTCGACCTGCTCCGCCCGATCTACGCGCAGACCGCTGCGTACGGACACTTCGGGCGCGAACTGCCGGAGTTCACCTGGGAGCGCACCGACCGCGCCGAAGAGCTGCGGCGCGCTGCCGGCCTCTGA
- the rpoZ gene encoding DNA-directed RNA polymerase subunit omega: MAGHHTNGIIDPPIDNLLDRVDSKYELVIYAAKRARQINDYYSDLHEGNLFDNVGPLVDSSVEDKPLTIALHEINEDKLRLRHAE, encoded by the coding sequence ATGGCCGGACACCACACCAACGGAATCATCGATCCCCCCATCGACAACCTGCTCGACCGTGTCGACTCCAAGTACGAGCTCGTGATCTACGCGGCCAAGCGCGCGCGTCAGATCAACGACTACTACTCCGACCTGCACGAGGGGAACCTCTTCGACAACGTGGGCCCGCTGGTCGACTCGTCGGTCGAGGACAAGCCCCTCACGATCGCTCTGCACGAGATCAACGAGGACAAGCTCCGCCTCCGTCACGCCGAGTGA
- the gmk gene encoding guanylate kinase, whose amino-acid sequence MAESRPVPDVDRAAAARKAVERRRARASLKRDLTMRVVTPQVVLERATADPDSVEGSMRITDFLLALPAIGAGKRDRILDELHISPVKRLGGLGVRQRVALSQWLDTRFPVLEPRGARSRLLVLAGPTAVGKGTVAAHIREHNPEIHLSVSATTRAPRPGEVDGVHYYFVDDAEFDRLIAENELLEYAVVHNRSRYGTPRAPIDVALADGKTVLLEIDLQGARQVRKAEPAATLIFLLPPTWDELVQRLVGRGTEGAEERARRLRTAKVELAAQNEFDHLIVNEDVATAAAEVVELSSSSAR is encoded by the coding sequence GTGGCTGAGTCCCGTCCGGTTCCCGACGTCGATCGGGCCGCAGCGGCACGCAAGGCCGTGGAGCGTCGTCGCGCCCGCGCGTCGCTGAAGCGCGATCTGACCATGCGCGTCGTGACGCCGCAGGTCGTGCTCGAACGCGCGACCGCCGACCCCGACTCCGTCGAGGGGTCGATGCGGATCACCGACTTCCTCCTCGCCCTTCCGGCGATCGGCGCGGGCAAGCGCGACCGCATCCTCGATGAGCTGCACATCTCGCCGGTCAAGAGGCTGGGCGGTCTGGGCGTTCGTCAGCGAGTCGCACTCTCGCAGTGGCTCGACACGCGGTTCCCCGTACTCGAACCGCGCGGCGCCCGGAGCCGTCTGCTCGTGCTCGCCGGGCCCACGGCCGTGGGCAAGGGGACCGTCGCCGCGCACATCCGCGAGCACAACCCCGAGATCCACCTCTCGGTGTCGGCGACGACCCGTGCTCCTCGCCCCGGCGAGGTCGACGGCGTGCACTACTACTTCGTGGACGACGCGGAGTTCGATCGGCTGATAGCCGAGAACGAGCTCCTCGAGTACGCCGTCGTGCACAATCGGTCGCGCTACGGCACTCCGCGGGCGCCGATCGACGTCGCTCTCGCCGACGGCAAGACCGTGCTGCTCGAGATCGATCTCCAGGGCGCACGTCAGGTGCGGAAGGCGGAGCCCGCGGCGACGCTGATCTTCCTGCTGCCGCCGACATGGGACGAACTGGTCCAGCGACTGGTCGGACGCGGCACCGAAGGCGCCGAGGAGAGAGCCCGCCGGCTGCGCACCGCGAAGGTCGAACTGGCCGCGCAGAACGAGTTCGACCACCTCATCGTGAACGAGGACGTCGCCACCGCCGCCGCAGAGGTCGTAGAATTGTCTTCAAGCTCTGCGCGCTGA
- the pyrF gene encoding orotidine-5'-phosphate decarboxylase, producing MSARFGERVRDALSAHGPLCVGIDPHAALLKSWGLTEDARGVRDFGLRTVEAAAGRVGVVKPQVSFFERFGSAGIAALEDVLAAARAADLIVIADAKRGDIGTTMDAYAEAWLTPGSPLEADALTVNPFLGVGALGGTFALANQHDKGLFVLAATSNPEAEGLQRAVSETGRAVSADIIAVVSSRNAEHSDTGEWGSFGFVIGATVDWTDAGIAAFAPTAPILAPGFGTQGATPADLRHRFGTMSHAVIASESRSILSAGPAGLATAIDARVAEYRESTRG from the coding sequence GTGAGCGCACGCTTCGGAGAGCGGGTCCGTGACGCCCTGTCGGCGCACGGCCCGCTCTGCGTGGGCATCGACCCGCACGCGGCGCTCCTGAAGTCCTGGGGGCTCACAGAGGACGCTCGCGGAGTCCGTGACTTCGGACTGCGGACCGTCGAGGCCGCCGCGGGCCGCGTCGGCGTCGTGAAGCCGCAGGTGTCGTTCTTCGAGCGGTTCGGTTCCGCCGGGATCGCAGCGCTCGAAGACGTTCTCGCCGCGGCACGTGCCGCGGATCTGATCGTGATCGCCGATGCGAAGCGCGGCGACATCGGAACGACCATGGACGCGTACGCCGAGGCCTGGCTCACCCCTGGCTCTCCGCTGGAGGCGGATGCGCTCACGGTGAATCCGTTCCTCGGCGTCGGCGCCCTGGGCGGCACCTTCGCCCTGGCGAATCAGCACGACAAGGGCCTGTTCGTCCTCGCCGCGACCAGCAACCCCGAGGCTGAGGGACTCCAGCGCGCGGTCTCCGAGACCGGGCGCGCTGTGTCCGCCGACATCATCGCCGTGGTGTCGTCCCGCAACGCGGAGCACTCGGACACGGGGGAGTGGGGGAGCTTCGGCTTCGTCATCGGAGCCACGGTCGACTGGACGGATGCCGGTATCGCGGCCTTCGCACCGACCGCGCCGATCCTCGCACCCGGGTTCGGGACGCAGGGGGCGACCCCCGCCGACCTCCGCCACCGCTTCGGCACGATGAGCCACGCGGTCATCGCGAGCGAGAGCCGCAGCATCCTCTCGGCCGGACCCGCCGGTCTCGCCACCGCCATCGACGCCCGCGTCGCAGAGTACAGGGAGAGCACCCGTGGCTGA
- the carB gene encoding carbamoyl-phosphate synthase large subunit — MPKRDDINSVLVIGSGPIVIGQACEFDYSGTQACRVLREEGVRVILVNSNPATIMTDPDFADATYIEPITWQVIETIIAKERPDAILPTLGGQTALNAAIELHNHGILEKYDVELIGASFEAINKGEDRQIFKQLVLDAGADVARSIIAHTMDDLLEGAAELGYPLVVRPSFTMGGLGSGFAYDEEDLRRIGGAGLRDSPTTEVLLEESILGWKEYELELMRDTADNTVVVCSIENVDPVGVHTGDSITVAPALTLTDREYQKLRDIGIDIIRAVGVDTGGCNIQFAVDPSNGRIIVIEMNPRVSRSSALASKATGFPIAKLAAKLALGYRLDEIPNDITGVTPASFEPTLDYVVVKVPRFAFEKFPAADATLTTTMKSVGEAMAIGRNYATALQKALRSLEKRGSSFHWGAEERSVDELLEISKVPTDGRIVTLQQALRKGATVEQAFEATAIDPWFIDQIVLINEVAEIVANAPELDAATLRYAKEHGFSDAQIAELRGEKEAEIRGVRHGLGIRPVYKTVDTCAGEFPALTPYHYSSYDFETEVVPSERTKVVIIGSGPNRIGQGVEFDYSCVHASFALSDAGFETVMVNCNPETVSTDYDTSDRLYFEPLTLEDVLEVLDAEAASGTILGVVCQLGGQTPLGLAKGIEAAGYTVLGTSPAAIDIAEERELFSQLLDSAGLIAPRHGTAIDADGAVAVAEEIGYPVLVRPSFVLGGRGMEIVYSSDSLREYFVRTAGEVIIEEGKPLLVDRFLDDAIELDVDALYDGTDLFIGGVMEHLEEAGIHSGDSSCTLPPVSLGRTDIDRVREATLAIAEGVGVRGLLNVQFAISAGVLYVIEANPRASRTVPFVSKALGIPMAKAASRVMTGSTIAELRAEGMLPEQDGSRVPLDAPVSVKEAVLPFKRFRTADGKTVDSILGPEMRSTGEVMGIDRDFPTAFAKSQAAAYGGMPTSGTVFISVADSDKRAVILPAHRLQQLGFTIVATEGTAEILSRNGIAVTVVEKFSETQESGATNIVDLINEGAIDIVVNTPSGGAARADGYEIRAAAVAADKALFTTMAVLGAAVSGMDAAHEGFQVKSLQEYALDRQAAL, encoded by the coding sequence ATGCCCAAGCGCGACGACATCAACTCCGTTCTCGTCATCGGCTCCGGCCCGATCGTCATCGGTCAGGCCTGCGAGTTCGACTACTCCGGTACCCAGGCGTGCCGCGTCCTCCGCGAAGAGGGCGTCAGGGTCATCCTGGTCAACTCCAACCCGGCCACCATCATGACCGATCCCGACTTCGCGGACGCGACGTACATCGAGCCGATCACCTGGCAGGTCATCGAGACGATCATCGCCAAGGAGCGCCCCGACGCGATCCTGCCGACCCTCGGCGGTCAGACCGCGCTGAACGCCGCGATCGAGCTGCACAACCACGGCATCCTCGAGAAGTACGACGTCGAGCTGATCGGTGCGAGCTTCGAGGCGATCAACAAGGGCGAGGACCGCCAGATCTTCAAGCAGCTGGTGCTGGATGCCGGCGCAGACGTGGCGCGCAGCATCATCGCGCACACGATGGACGACCTGCTCGAGGGCGCCGCCGAGCTCGGCTACCCGCTCGTCGTGCGTCCCTCGTTCACGATGGGCGGTCTCGGTTCCGGGTTCGCGTACGACGAAGAGGACCTGCGTCGCATCGGCGGTGCAGGGCTCCGCGACTCGCCGACCACCGAGGTGCTCCTGGAGGAGTCCATCCTCGGCTGGAAGGAGTACGAGCTCGAGCTCATGCGCGACACCGCCGACAACACGGTCGTCGTCTGCTCGATCGAGAACGTCGACCCGGTCGGCGTGCACACGGGCGACTCGATCACCGTCGCTCCTGCGCTGACGCTGACCGATCGTGAGTACCAGAAGCTCCGCGACATCGGCATCGACATCATCCGCGCCGTCGGCGTCGACACCGGCGGCTGCAACATCCAGTTCGCCGTCGACCCGAGCAACGGCCGCATCATCGTGATCGAGATGAACCCTCGTGTGTCGCGGTCGAGCGCCCTGGCCTCGAAGGCCACCGGCTTCCCGATCGCGAAGCTCGCCGCCAAGCTCGCGCTCGGCTATCGCCTCGATGAGATCCCGAACGACATCACGGGCGTGACCCCGGCGAGCTTCGAGCCCACGCTCGACTACGTCGTGGTCAAGGTGCCGCGGTTCGCCTTCGAGAAGTTCCCCGCGGCGGACGCGACGCTCACCACCACCATGAAGTCGGTGGGCGAGGCGATGGCCATCGGCCGTAACTACGCCACCGCGCTGCAGAAGGCGCTGCGCTCGCTCGAGAAGCGCGGCTCCAGCTTCCACTGGGGTGCGGAGGAGCGCTCGGTCGACGAGCTGCTCGAGATCTCGAAGGTGCCCACCGACGGGCGCATCGTCACCCTGCAGCAGGCGCTGCGCAAGGGCGCGACCGTCGAGCAGGCCTTCGAGGCCACCGCGATCGACCCGTGGTTCATCGACCAGATCGTGCTGATCAACGAGGTCGCCGAGATCGTGGCGAACGCCCCCGAGCTCGACGCTGCGACCCTCCGCTACGCGAAGGAGCACGGCTTCTCCGACGCGCAGATCGCCGAGCTGCGTGGCGAGAAGGAGGCCGAGATCCGCGGCGTGCGCCACGGCCTCGGCATCCGTCCGGTCTACAAGACGGTCGACACGTGCGCGGGCGAGTTCCCGGCTCTCACCCCGTACCACTACTCGAGCTACGACTTCGAGACCGAGGTCGTGCCGTCCGAGCGCACCAAGGTCGTCATCATCGGATCCGGTCCGAACCGCATCGGTCAGGGCGTCGAGTTCGACTACTCCTGCGTGCACGCGTCGTTCGCGCTGTCGGACGCGGGCTTCGAGACCGTGATGGTCAACTGCAACCCCGAGACCGTATCGACCGACTACGACACCTCGGACCGTCTGTACTTCGAGCCGCTGACCCTGGAGGACGTGCTCGAGGTGCTCGACGCGGAGGCCGCCAGCGGAACCATCCTGGGCGTCGTCTGCCAGCTCGGCGGACAGACCCCGCTGGGCCTGGCGAAGGGCATCGAAGCTGCCGGCTACACCGTGCTCGGCACCAGCCCCGCAGCCATCGACATCGCGGAGGAGCGCGAGCTCTTCTCGCAGCTGCTCGATTCGGCCGGCCTCATCGCCCCGCGTCACGGCACGGCGATCGACGCCGACGGTGCGGTCGCGGTCGCCGAGGAGATCGGCTACCCGGTCCTCGTGCGTCCGAGCTTCGTGCTCGGCGGGCGCGGCATGGAGATCGTCTACAGCTCGGACTCGCTGCGCGAGTACTTCGTGCGCACGGCAGGAGAGGTCATCATCGAGGAGGGCAAGCCCCTTCTCGTCGACCGCTTCCTCGACGACGCGATCGAACTCGACGTCGACGCTCTGTACGACGGCACCGACCTGTTCATCGGCGGCGTGATGGAGCACCTCGAAGAGGCCGGCATCCACTCCGGCGACTCGAGCTGCACGCTCCCGCCGGTCTCGCTCGGCCGTACCGACATCGACCGCGTCCGCGAGGCCACCCTCGCGATCGCCGAGGGCGTGGGCGTCCGCGGTCTGCTGAACGTGCAGTTCGCGATCAGCGCGGGAGTGCTCTACGTGATCGAGGCGAACCCCCGCGCCAGCCGTACGGTGCCCTTCGTCTCCAAGGCGCTGGGCATCCCGATGGCGAAGGCGGCGAGCCGTGTCATGACCGGTTCCACCATCGCCGAGCTGCGCGCCGAGGGCATGCTGCCCGAGCAGGACGGCTCGCGCGTGCCGCTCGACGCCCCGGTCTCGGTCAAGGAGGCCGTGCTGCCGTTCAAGCGGTTCCGCACCGCAGACGGCAAGACGGTCGACTCGATCCTCGGACCGGAGATGCGCTCGACGGGCGAGGTCATGGGCATCGACCGTGACTTCCCGACCGCGTTCGCGAAGAGCCAGGCTGCCGCGTACGGCGGCATGCCGACGTCGGGAACGGTGTTCATCTCGGTCGCCGATTCCGACAAGCGCGCGGTGATCCTGCCGGCGCACCGCCTCCAGCAGCTCGGCTTCACGATCGTGGCCACCGAGGGCACTGCCGAGATCCTCTCGCGCAACGGCATCGCCGTGACCGTGGTCGAGAAGTTCAGCGAGACCCAGGAGTCGGGTGCCACGAACATCGTCGACCTGATCAACGAGGGTGCGATCGACATCGTCGTGAACACCCCCTCGGGTGGAGCGGCCCGTGCCGACGGCTACGAGATCCGCGCGGCAGCCGTCGCGGCCGACAAGGCGCTGTTCACCACGATGGCCGTCCTGGGCGCAGCGGTGAGCGGAATGGATGCGGCGCACGAGGGCTTCCAGGTGAAGAGCCTGCAGGAGTACGCGCTCGACCGACAGGCCGCTTTGTGA
- the carA gene encoding glutamine-hydrolyzing carbamoyl-phosphate synthase small subunit, producing MTALPEPAVLVLEDGTRHTGRAYGALGTTIGEVVFATGMSGYQETLTDPSYAGQIVLQTAPHIGNTGMNDEDPESRRIWVAGYIVRDPSRVVSNWRANASLDEVLVQDGIVGISGIDTRSITRHIRSAGSMRGGIFSGEAARLGAEEQLRLVREAPQMAGQNLSAQVSVDVATVTTAMGERVGNLAVLDLGVKQATIDNLAARGFEVHVLPQNVTIDDIRSIDPVAVFYSNGPGDPAASGDHVELLRAVLDDGLPFFGICFGNQLLGRALGLGTYKLPFGHRGINQPVLDKSTGRVEITAHNHGFAVDAPLEGSFDSPNGYGKVEVSHVGLNDNVVEGLRALDIPAFSVQYHPEAAAGPHDANYLFDRFRDMVIASKKDAK from the coding sequence ATGACAGCCCTCCCCGAACCCGCCGTCCTCGTCCTCGAAGACGGGACCCGCCACACCGGCCGCGCCTACGGCGCGCTGGGCACGACGATCGGCGAGGTCGTCTTCGCCACCGGCATGTCCGGCTACCAGGAGACGCTCACCGACCCGTCGTACGCCGGACAGATCGTCCTGCAGACCGCGCCGCACATCGGCAACACCGGAATGAACGACGAGGACCCCGAGTCCCGCCGCATCTGGGTGGCCGGTTACATCGTGCGCGACCCCTCGCGCGTCGTCTCGAACTGGCGCGCGAACGCCTCGCTCGACGAGGTGCTGGTGCAGGACGGCATCGTCGGCATCAGCGGCATCGACACCCGCTCGATCACGCGCCACATCCGGTCGGCCGGCTCCATGCGCGGCGGCATCTTCTCGGGAGAGGCCGCACGGCTCGGCGCCGAGGAGCAGCTGCGACTCGTGCGCGAGGCCCCGCAGATGGCCGGTCAGAACCTCTCGGCGCAGGTCTCTGTCGACGTCGCGACGGTGACGACGGCCATGGGGGAGAGGGTCGGCAACCTCGCTGTCCTCGACCTCGGCGTCAAGCAGGCCACGATCGACAACCTCGCAGCCCGCGGGTTCGAGGTGCACGTGCTTCCGCAGAACGTCACGATCGACGACATCCGCTCGATCGATCCCGTCGCGGTCTTCTACTCGAACGGCCCCGGTGACCCCGCGGCGTCCGGCGATCACGTCGAGCTGCTGCGTGCAGTCCTCGACGACGGTCTCCCGTTCTTCGGCATCTGCTTCGGCAATCAGCTGCTCGGTCGCGCGCTGGGCCTCGGCACCTACAAGCTGCCGTTCGGCCACCGTGGCATCAACCAGCCCGTACTCGACAAGTCCACGGGACGCGTCGAGATCACCGCCCACAACCACGGATTCGCCGTGGACGCCCCGCTCGAGGGATCCTTCGACAGCCCGAACGGCTACGGCAAGGTCGAGGTCAGCCACGTCGGGCTGAACGACAACGTGGTCGAGGGCCTCCGCGCCCTCGACATCCCCGCGTTCTCGGTGCAGTACCACCCCGAGGCGGCCGCAGGCCCGCACGACGCCAACTACCTCTTCGACCGGTTCCGCGACATGGTCATCGCCAGCAAGAAGGACGCCAAGTAA
- a CDS encoding PH-like domain-containing protein gives MIPRDLAIALMIALAVLVLLTMLFAWRRRLRRDSGLTAPLGVPEHAQVLDRHEVLYVSTTKHDQPLERLTLSPLAYRARGEVAVTDRGLALCLDGAPTVFLASARLASVDRATVTIDRVVEPGGLVRVAWSADDDTIVDSYLRLTDGDPQNFISELQRLVPASGASDDEAAPDTGATS, from the coding sequence ATGATCCCCAGGGATCTCGCGATCGCGCTGATGATCGCGCTGGCGGTCCTCGTGCTGCTCACGATGCTGTTCGCCTGGCGACGACGACTCCGACGCGACTCCGGACTCACGGCGCCCCTCGGTGTTCCCGAGCACGCGCAGGTGCTCGACCGCCACGAGGTGCTGTACGTGTCGACGACCAAGCACGATCAGCCGCTCGAGCGCCTGACGCTGTCGCCGCTCGCGTACCGCGCCAGAGGAGAGGTCGCGGTCACCGACCGGGGACTCGCTCTCTGCCTCGACGGAGCACCGACGGTGTTCCTAGCCTCGGCCCGCCTGGCGAGCGTCGACCGCGCGACGGTCACGATCGACCGCGTCGTCGAGCCCGGTGGGCTCGTCCGCGTGGCCTGGAGCGCTGACGACGACACGATCGTCGACTCCTACCTCCGTCTGACCGACGGAGATCCCCAGAACTTCATCTCAGAACTGCAGCGACTCGTCCCCGCCTCCGGCGCCTCGGACGACGAAGCCGCCCCCGACACAGGAGCAACGTCATGA